Proteins from a single region of Labedella gwakjiensis:
- a CDS encoding ROK family transcriptional regulator: MSPTLTSDTSGLLSREREDHTGFTRSLRPRGKVLPEHARTHNRSLVLQTLYRAGAMSRADVARATGLTRVTVSDLVAELILDGIVLERGPSESVRPGKPATIIDIDRTGFQILALDLSESTRFRGALLSLDGDIEARRDIPLAGLAGTAAATAVIDLARLLLADATKPILGVGVGSPGIVDPEGRVLSAPNLGWTDVALRADLEHALGHPVTVVNDANAAVLAEYSFGDIDGDVMVVKVGHGVGAGVLLGGSLVLGRNGASGEIGHVTVGTDGGLECACGKRACLETWLAVPRLEAQLAARPDDLDLEGHDAVLREAGERLGIALAPVVGTLGLEDIVLAGPAALLDGVLADAVADTITARTITRMSGGLSLRMTSLGDDIVLLGAAVLVLSGSLGVS, translated from the coding sequence ATGTCGCCGACCCTCACCTCCGATACGAGCGGGCTCCTCAGCCGCGAGCGGGAGGATCACACGGGCTTCACGCGCTCGCTCCGCCCCCGCGGCAAGGTGCTCCCGGAGCACGCGAGGACGCACAACCGGTCGCTCGTCCTGCAGACGCTCTATCGCGCCGGCGCCATGAGCCGAGCCGACGTCGCACGGGCGACGGGGCTCACGCGGGTCACCGTGTCGGACCTCGTGGCCGAGCTCATCCTCGACGGGATCGTCCTCGAGCGCGGCCCGAGCGAGTCGGTGAGGCCCGGGAAGCCCGCGACGATCATCGATATCGACCGGACCGGTTTCCAGATCCTCGCGCTCGACCTCTCCGAGTCGACCCGGTTCCGTGGTGCGCTCCTCTCCCTCGACGGTGACATCGAGGCTCGCCGCGACATCCCGCTCGCGGGACTCGCGGGCACCGCTGCCGCCACCGCGGTCATCGACCTCGCTCGCCTGCTGCTCGCCGACGCGACGAAGCCCATCCTCGGCGTCGGGGTCGGGTCCCCCGGCATCGTGGATCCCGAAGGACGGGTGCTCAGCGCTCCCAACCTCGGGTGGACGGACGTGGCGCTGCGCGCCGACCTCGAGCACGCTCTCGGACACCCCGTGACCGTCGTGAACGACGCGAACGCCGCTGTGCTCGCCGAATACAGCTTCGGCGACATCGACGGAGACGTCATGGTCGTGAAGGTCGGCCACGGTGTCGGTGCAGGGGTCCTCCTCGGGGGATCCCTCGTCCTCGGACGGAACGGGGCGTCCGGCGAGATCGGGCACGTGACCGTGGGAACGGATGGTGGACTCGAGTGCGCATGCGGCAAGCGTGCGTGCCTCGAGACCTGGTTGGCCGTCCCCCGGCTCGAAGCGCAGCTCGCAGCCCGGCCGGACGACCTGGATCTCGAGGGTCATGACGCCGTGCTCCGCGAGGCGGGGGAGCGGCTCGGGATCGCTCTCGCCCCCGTGGTCGGCACGCTCGGACTGGAGGACATCGTTCTCGCCGGTCCCGCAGCCCTCCTCGACGGCGTGCTCGCCGACGCCGTGGCCGACACCATCACGGCTCGGACGATCACACGCATGAGCGGCGGACTCTCGCTGCGCATGACCTCCCTCGGCGACGACATCGTGCTCCTCGGGGCCGCAGTCCTCGTGCTCTCCGGCAGTCTCGGCGTCTCCTAG
- a CDS encoding S8 family serine peptidase, whose product MGFIGGTAASAAPTTPFSQQSGKTTYDAGRYVVTLVDDAAATYDGGVSGFDATKPGAGDKLNPGAKDVTEYTDYLTDEQKDVAAEVDATIDYSYTLTVNAFAADLTSAQASALSADKRVVALEAEEILHPTAQSSTDFLGLSGEGGVWEGVGGVDAAGAGVVVGVLDTGIAPENPSFAGDPLTTTPSDEPFLDGDEVIYTKADGGTFRGICEEGEQFSASDCSTKVIGARYFLDGFGADRIGDASVGEYVSPRDGDGHGSHTASTAAGNYGVDASVSGVDYGQISGVAPAAKIAAYKVCWSGPDPAVTTDDGCASTDLLAGIEQAVADGVDVINYSIGGGSATTTVSATDYAFFGAAAAGIFVSASAGNDGPDSSTLDNASPWITTVAASTIPSYEATVELGDGSAYPGASITVDRTEGAEPLAGELVWAGDAAADGVADANLCGPDSLNADLVAGQIVVCDRGTYDRVAKSAEVARAGGIGLVLVNPIAGSIDLDEHSVPTVHVDVTYHDAIVTYAQTEGATATFLPDNVSDYPSPPSPQVAGFSSRGPVLADGSDILKPDVSAPGVAILAGGANAEGADPTFKFLSGTSMAAPHVAGLGALYLGVHPTATPAEIKSALMTTASNTVDADGDDVTDPFVQGAGQVEPTSYFDAGLLYLNDVDDWASYIEGVGYELSPDVEPIDPSSLNLASIAIGSLTAPETITRTVTATKAGSYTAQPIEIPGITAEVTPSSFTIAEGESVSYTVTFTRTDAPLDEFSTGSLVWKGTDGTTVRSPIAVQPVTIVAPDEVSGTGITGNVAVEVTPGGTGPIPLEAQGLAPETLVAGDGSAEGHTGSGSGGDEFEYPVSVPEGASLARFSLIAVDKTADLDLIVYQLDGDGNPVAGWQSATGSADEQVDIWAPEAGDYLVIAQVYSGTTAFDVRTAAVVPGQGEGDFAVDPTELAGVQGEPSTYTASWAGLEPLTNYVGLVLYGDTGEATVVSVASGEAPEPEAPVNVVAPTISGTPAVGKKLTATPGEWDTEGLTFAYQWQADGVDIAGATSATYTVKRADQGKSLTVVVTASAEGLPSGTATSAAVTVLFASKVSLSVSPVVGFSWSTYTATVKVTSSSDTPATGKVVITVGSKKIEAVLDANGTAKVKLPKLRSGIHTVKVSYAGDATHTAATSSPRLVLVII is encoded by the coding sequence ATGGGCTTCATCGGGGGGACGGCGGCGAGTGCCGCTCCGACCACCCCGTTCTCTCAGCAGAGCGGGAAGACGACGTACGACGCGGGGCGGTACGTCGTGACTCTCGTCGACGATGCGGCCGCCACGTACGACGGCGGGGTATCCGGCTTCGACGCGACGAAGCCCGGAGCGGGGGACAAGCTCAACCCGGGCGCGAAAGACGTGACCGAGTACACGGACTACCTCACCGACGAGCAGAAGGACGTGGCGGCCGAGGTCGACGCGACCATCGACTACTCGTACACGCTCACGGTCAACGCTTTCGCCGCTGACCTCACGAGCGCGCAGGCGAGTGCCCTCTCCGCCGACAAGCGCGTGGTCGCTCTCGAGGCCGAGGAGATCCTGCACCCCACGGCTCAGTCGTCCACGGACTTCCTCGGGCTCTCGGGTGAGGGTGGAGTCTGGGAGGGCGTCGGCGGTGTCGACGCCGCCGGGGCCGGCGTCGTCGTGGGTGTGCTCGACACAGGCATCGCCCCCGAGAACCCCTCATTCGCCGGTGACCCGCTCACCACCACGCCGAGCGACGAGCCGTTCCTCGACGGCGACGAGGTCATCTACACCAAGGCGGACGGTGGGACCTTCCGCGGCATCTGCGAGGAGGGCGAGCAGTTCTCGGCCTCCGACTGCTCCACCAAGGTGATCGGTGCGCGCTACTTCCTCGACGGATTCGGTGCCGACCGCATCGGCGACGCGAGTGTCGGCGAGTACGTGTCGCCGCGCGACGGCGACGGCCACGGCTCGCACACCGCGAGCACCGCTGCCGGCAACTACGGAGTCGATGCGAGCGTGAGCGGCGTCGACTACGGACAGATCTCCGGCGTGGCGCCGGCCGCGAAGATCGCGGCGTACAAGGTGTGCTGGTCGGGTCCCGACCCCGCCGTCACGACGGACGACGGCTGTGCGTCCACCGACCTCCTGGCCGGTATCGAGCAGGCCGTCGCCGACGGCGTCGACGTGATCAACTACTCCATCGGCGGTGGTTCGGCGACCACGACGGTCTCCGCGACCGACTACGCATTCTTCGGAGCGGCGGCCGCCGGCATCTTCGTGTCGGCCTCGGCCGGTAACGACGGCCCCGACTCCTCGACGCTCGACAACGCCTCGCCGTGGATCACCACGGTCGCCGCGTCGACCATCCCGAGCTACGAGGCCACCGTCGAGCTCGGTGACGGCTCCGCCTACCCGGGTGCGTCCATCACCGTCGACCGCACCGAGGGGGCAGAGCCTCTCGCGGGCGAGCTCGTCTGGGCGGGCGATGCGGCGGCCGACGGTGTCGCCGACGCGAACCTCTGCGGACCGGACTCGCTGAACGCCGATCTCGTCGCGGGCCAGATCGTGGTCTGCGACCGCGGGACGTACGACCGGGTCGCCAAGTCGGCAGAGGTCGCACGTGCCGGCGGTATCGGTCTCGTCCTCGTGAACCCGATCGCCGGGTCCATCGACCTCGACGAGCACAGCGTGCCGACGGTGCACGTCGACGTCACCTACCACGACGCCATCGTGACGTACGCCCAGACGGAGGGCGCGACCGCGACCTTCCTCCCGGACAACGTCTCGGACTACCCGTCGCCTCCGTCTCCGCAGGTCGCGGGCTTCTCGAGCCGTGGTCCCGTGCTCGCCGACGGCAGCGACATCCTGAAGCCGGACGTCTCGGCTCCGGGCGTCGCGATCCTCGCCGGTGGCGCGAACGCCGAGGGTGCCGATCCCACCTTCAAGTTCCTCTCCGGAACGTCGATGGCCGCACCGCACGTCGCGGGTCTCGGCGCGCTGTATCTCGGCGTGCACCCCACGGCGACGCCGGCCGAGATCAAGTCGGCGCTCATGACGACGGCATCGAACACGGTCGACGCCGACGGCGATGACGTGACCGACCCGTTCGTCCAGGGTGCCGGCCAGGTCGAACCGACGAGCTACTTCGATGCCGGGCTGCTCTACCTCAACGACGTCGACGACTGGGCGTCCTACATCGAGGGTGTCGGCTACGAGCTGTCGCCCGACGTCGAGCCGATCGATCCGTCGAGCCTCAACCTGGCGTCGATCGCGATCGGTTCGCTGACCGCTCCCGAGACGATCACCCGAACGGTGACGGCGACGAAGGCCGGGAGCTACACCGCCCAGCCGATCGAGATCCCCGGCATCACCGCAGAGGTCACGCCGTCGTCGTTCACGATCGCCGAGGGCGAGTCGGTCTCCTACACGGTGACCTTCACCCGGACGGACGCGCCTCTCGACGAATTCTCCACGGGCTCGCTCGTGTGGAAGGGCACGGACGGCACGACCGTGCGTTCGCCGATCGCCGTCCAGCCGGTGACGATCGTCGCGCCGGACGAGGTCTCCGGAACGGGCATCACGGGGAACGTCGCCGTCGAGGTGACGCCCGGCGGAACCGGACCGATCCCGCTCGAGGCTCAGGGGCTCGCTCCCGAGACCCTCGTCGCCGGTGACGGCTCCGCCGAAGGCCACACGGGTTCCGGTTCGGGAGGGGACGAGTTCGAGTACCCCGTCTCTGTGCCGGAGGGTGCCTCCCTCGCGCGGTTCTCATTGATCGCGGTGGACAAGACGGCGGACCTCGACCTCATCGTCTACCAGCTCGATGGCGACGGGAACCCCGTGGCGGGCTGGCAGTCGGCGACGGGTTCGGCCGATGAGCAGGTCGATATCTGGGCGCCGGAGGCCGGCGACTACCTCGTGATCGCCCAGGTCTACAGCGGCACGACGGCGTTCGACGTCCGGACAGCCGCAGTGGTCCCGGGTCAGGGAGAAGGCGACTTCGCCGTCGACCCGACCGAGCTCGCTGGCGTGCAGGGCGAACCGTCCACCTACACCGCGTCGTGGGCCGGTCTCGAGCCGCTGACGAACTACGTCGGACTCGTCCTCTACGGAGACACGGGTGAGGCGACGGTCGTCTCGGTCGCGAGCGGGGAGGCTCCGGAGCCGGAGGCCCCCGTCAACGTGGTCGCCCCGACGATCTCCGGCACGCCGGCCGTGGGCAAGAAGCTCACGGCGACCCCGGGGGAGTGGGACACCGAAGGGCTGACCTTCGCCTACCAGTGGCAGGCCGACGGCGTCGACATCGCGGGAGCGACGTCGGCGACGTACACGGTCAAGCGCGCGGATCAGGGCAAGAGCCTCACCGTCGTCGTCACGGCGTCGGCCGAGGGGCTCCCCTCCGGGACGGCGACCTCCGCTGCCGTGACGGTGCTGTTCGCCTCGAAAGTGTCGCTCTCGGTCTCGCCGGTCGTCGGGTTCAGCTGGTCGACCTACACCGCGACGGTGAAGGTGACGAGTTCGTCCGACACCCCGGCGACGGGCAAGGTCGTCATCACCGTCGGCTCGAAGAAGATCGAGGCGGTACTCGATGCGAACGGGACGGCGAAGGTCAAGCTGCCGAAGCTGCGCTCCGGCATCCACACCGTGAAGGTGAGCTATGCGGGCGACGCGACCCACACGGCCGCGACGAGCTCGCCGCGCTTGGTGCTCGTGATCATCTGA